In Nitrospira sp. MA-1, the following proteins share a genomic window:
- a CDS encoding glycosyl hydrolase family 65 protein codes for MIHHERVKPPPHIYPPDEWNLIEKKFHLPAIEMTETTFAIGNGYFGMRGCGEEGVPAVQNGTFVNGFYESWPIVYGEEAFGFARTGQTIVNVTNSNKIKLYVDDEPLYLPDANLLNYDRRLNMKSATLDREILWETPSGKQVRIKSRRLVSFPHRHLGAISYEVTVLNAEAPIVLSSEMLYLHDHQKGNGDPRLAKGLLDRTLHPRKQIAKDRRVVLCHSTKNSNMTLACGMDHDLATDCAYTMQDKCYEDFGAIVFSIEAKPGIPIRLFKYMTYHTTDTASPEGLCARAERSLDRALGQGFPRILADQEQYMDEFWQRSDIQISNLDPKRAKRSNIEIQQAIRFNLFHILQAAGRADTTGVPAKGLTGQAYEGQYFWDTEIYLLPFLIYTSPSIAKNLLMFRYRMLDKARERARELSQKGAMFPWRTINGEEASAYYAAGTAQYHINADIMYALRKYIQATGDENFLNEYGAEMLIETARLWSDLGVFSEDHDKKGKFCIHGVTGPDEYNTVVNNNTYTNLMARENLQYAVSTIETLREQKPEVFAALVSKTGVGMEEIKEWRRAAENIYIPYDENRGIHPQDDSFLEKELWDLKATPPEKFPLLLFFHPLVIYRYQVIKQADIILAMFLIGKELSPEQKKRNFDNYDPLTTGDSSLSSCIQSIVASEIGYMDKALEYARAALLMDLADVGGNVKDGCHIASMGGTWMTMVYGLAGMRDFDGILTFKPRRQPDQPAKLRFPLTYHGQILDIEMGPEGARYALREGDGLMIRHEDEELHLSPEAPIVTRPILTWPAK; via the coding sequence ATGATACACCATGAGCGCGTAAAACCTCCTCCCCATATTTATCCTCCCGATGAATGGAATCTGATAGAAAAAAAATTCCACCTTCCAGCCATCGAAATGACCGAAACAACTTTTGCGATAGGAAACGGGTATTTTGGCATGCGAGGATGCGGGGAAGAGGGCGTGCCCGCCGTTCAAAACGGCACTTTTGTCAATGGTTTCTACGAATCCTGGCCGATCGTCTACGGCGAAGAGGCCTTTGGTTTTGCCCGGACCGGTCAGACCATCGTCAATGTGACAAACAGCAACAAAATCAAACTTTATGTTGACGACGAGCCTTTGTATTTACCCGACGCCAATCTGCTGAACTATGACCGTCGCCTGAACATGAAATCCGCCACACTGGACCGGGAGATCTTGTGGGAGACCCCGTCCGGGAAACAGGTACGCATCAAATCCAGGCGCCTGGTGTCATTTCCCCACCGCCACCTTGGGGCCATCTCTTATGAAGTGACGGTGTTGAATGCAGAAGCGCCGATCGTGCTGTCCTCTGAAATGCTCTACCTTCATGACCATCAGAAGGGAAATGGAGATCCTCGATTGGCCAAAGGTTTACTCGACCGGACCTTACATCCCAGGAAGCAAATTGCCAAAGATCGTCGTGTGGTGCTGTGTCACAGTACCAAGAACAGCAACATGACACTGGCGTGCGGTATGGATCACGATCTGGCGACTGACTGTGCGTACACCATGCAGGACAAGTGTTACGAGGACTTCGGGGCGATTGTCTTCTCGATCGAGGCCAAGCCGGGCATCCCCATTCGCCTGTTCAAATACATGACCTATCACACGACAGACACCGCATCTCCGGAAGGACTGTGTGCAAGGGCCGAACGGTCTTTAGATCGAGCCCTCGGACAGGGCTTCCCTCGCATTCTGGCCGACCAGGAGCAATACATGGACGAATTCTGGCAAAGAAGCGATATCCAGATCAGCAACTTGGATCCAAAACGGGCGAAGCGCTCCAACATTGAAATCCAGCAGGCCATTCGCTTCAACCTGTTTCATATCCTTCAGGCAGCAGGCAGAGCCGATACCACCGGAGTGCCGGCCAAGGGGCTGACGGGCCAGGCCTATGAAGGGCAATATTTTTGGGATACGGAAATCTATCTGCTGCCATTTTTGATCTATACCTCTCCGTCCATTGCCAAGAACCTGCTGATGTTCCGCTATCGCATGTTGGACAAAGCCAGGGAACGGGCCCGGGAACTGAGTCAGAAAGGGGCGATGTTTCCGTGGAGAACCATCAACGGAGAAGAAGCCTCCGCCTACTATGCCGCGGGGACCGCCCAGTATCACATCAATGCGGACATCATGTATGCCCTCAGAAAATACATCCAGGCAACGGGTGATGAGAATTTTTTGAATGAGTACGGAGCTGAAATGTTGATCGAGACGGCACGCTTATGGAGTGATCTGGGGGTTTTTTCGGAAGACCACGACAAGAAGGGAAAATTTTGCATTCATGGGGTCACCGGACCGGATGAATACAACACCGTCGTCAATAACAATACCTATACGAATCTCATGGCGCGGGAAAATCTCCAGTATGCGGTGTCGACCATCGAGACATTACGGGAACAAAAACCCGAGGTGTTCGCCGCCCTTGTCAGCAAGACCGGCGTCGGGATGGAAGAAATCAAGGAATGGCGGAGGGCTGCGGAAAATATTTACATCCCTTATGATGAAAATCGAGGGATTCACCCGCAGGATGATTCCTTTCTAGAAAAAGAGTTGTGGGACCTTAAGGCAACGCCACCGGAAAAATTCCCTCTCTTGTTGTTTTTTCACCCACTGGTCATCTACCGATATCAAGTCATTAAGCAAGCGGATATTATTCTGGCCATGTTTCTGATAGGGAAAGAACTTTCCCCGGAGCAGAAAAAACGTAATTTTGACAATTATGACCCCCTGACTACAGGTGATTCCTCCCTTTCATCCTGCATTCAGAGTATTGTCGCGTCGGAGATAGGCTACATGGATAAAGCGCTGGAATACGCACGGGCGGCTTTGTTGATGGATCTTGCCGATGTGGGCGGAAATGTTAAAGACGGGTGCCACATTGCCTCAATGGGCGGGACCTGGATGACGATGGTGTATGGCCTGGCCGGGATGCGCGACTTCGACGGTATCCTGACGTTCAAACCTAGACGTCAACCGGATCAGCCGGCAAAGTTACGCTTTCCTTTGACCTATCACGGTCAAATCCTCGATATCGAAATGGGGCCCGAAGGGGCCAGGTATGCTTTGCGGGAGGGCGACGGGTTGATGATCCGACATGAAGATGAAGAGCTACACCTTTCGCCCGAGGCTCCGATTGTCACTCGACCGATCTTGACCTGGCCGGCGAAGTGA
- a CDS encoding beta-phosphoglucomutase family hydrolase, producing MSGEKAPNPITRDKFDAVLFDLDGVLTATAKVHAICWKKMFDEYLQKRATRLGESFQPFEIGTDYRFYVDGKPRFDGVRDFLRFRNIELPEGAPDDPPQTETICGLGNHKNEMINAVIESNGVEVYEGSITLVRQIRKEGIGVAVVTSSQNCDAVLKAAGIERLFNVKVDGNVIHDENLSGKPAPDAFLAAAKKLGVDPKRSVVVEDAISGVQAGRNGGFGLVIGVARKGDSEELRQHGADIVVKDLGEFLD from the coding sequence ATGAGTGGAGAGAAAGCACCCAATCCCATTACCCGAGACAAATTTGATGCTGTACTGTTTGACCTTGATGGAGTTCTGACTGCGACCGCCAAGGTGCACGCGATCTGTTGGAAAAAAATGTTCGACGAGTATCTTCAAAAACGGGCAACCCGGCTTGGCGAGTCGTTCCAACCCTTTGAAATTGGCACGGATTACCGTTTCTATGTCGATGGAAAACCGCGATTTGATGGAGTCAGGGATTTTCTCCGGTTCCGCAACATTGAACTACCGGAAGGGGCTCCAGACGACCCACCCCAAACGGAAACGATTTGCGGCCTTGGAAACCACAAGAACGAAATGATTAACGCGGTGATTGAGTCTAATGGTGTTGAGGTCTACGAAGGAAGTATCACATTGGTTCGACAAATCCGCAAAGAAGGAATCGGAGTCGCCGTCGTGACCTCAAGTCAGAATTGCGATGCCGTACTTAAGGCTGCAGGAATTGAAAGATTATTTAATGTGAAAGTCGATGGCAACGTCATCCACGACGAAAATCTCTCGGGAAAGCCGGCTCCGGATGCTTTCCTTGCCGCAGCCAAAAAATTGGGAGTGGACCCGAAACGTTCGGTGGTGGTGGAAGACGCGATTTCGGGAGTTCAAGCAGGACGGAATGGCGGATTCGGGCTGGTGATCGGAGTCGCGCGAAAAGGAGATTCCGAAGAACTCAGGCAACATGGCGCTGATATCGTGGTGAAAGATCTTGGAGAATTTCTCGATTAA